From a single Staphylococcus epidermidis genomic region:
- the dhaM gene encoding dihydroxyacetone kinase phosphoryl donor subunit DhaM translates to MTSIVVVSHSHKIAEGVKQLINQMTDGGVDLIAVGGLSDDEIGTSFDQIVSVINGLENDALCFYDIGSAGMNLDTALEMYEGDHKIVKMEAPIVEGSFIASVGIKSNMSMDSVISEVRAKYPEE, encoded by the coding sequence ATGACATCTATAGTAGTAGTAAGTCATAGTCATAAAATCGCAGAAGGTGTTAAACAATTAATCAATCAAATGACTGACGGTGGTGTTGACCTTATTGCCGTTGGTGGCTTAAGTGACGATGAAATCGGTACATCATTTGATCAAATCGTCTCTGTAATTAATGGACTTGAAAATGATGCGCTTTGTTTCTATGACATCGGTTCAGCAGGTATGAATTTAGACACAGCTTTAGAAATGTACGAAGGTGACCACAAAATTGTTAAAATGGAAGCGCCAATCGTTGAAGGAAGCTTTATTGCAAGTGTAGGAATTAAATCAAATATGAGTATGGATAGTGTTATCTCTGAAGTAAGAGCTAAATATCCTGAAGAATAA
- a CDS encoding MFS transporter, whose protein sequence is MLEITVLVFITIFGVGSQFFSNLAYSLNQGILQTSFGIGSQYLIIPSVLANFTFALGIPLGHTLTHKYGFKRNYLCFVFIFLIGSILGLLSFNLIILSIAKMIQSFSSGVLFFTLLPKLFLNFPKQYRNVFLLMVIVGLFGSNALGGLSGSLSLELDRWHWIFVVNIISAILCLILGNVILRKNEYHQTSDIHISRSMMITLVLSTISLMIPMSLLTQKGYHSLWVWPILLIAIFFIVNFIITNRQATHPIVHFHTLFSKKPFVGATMAISSHLTLLTGIAGINVYIVRILKLPFDISLHFYFFFFVGVIITGILKMFFYSSVGAGFLGTLGSSALLYVSIHWIILGNTINIPLLYIQGLLLGFGASMTLVSGSMATLLDGDLKEAAQRSQTMHTIRNFSAAMLIPIIAYTIKNHIQKGTQSIYAENITDKMIYLKKLQDVAIDADHQIFLLMIIFNMVMFVSSIIQMILGKGRRITPPRES, encoded by the coding sequence ATGTTAGAAATCACTGTCCTCGTGTTTATTACAATTTTTGGTGTAGGCTCTCAATTTTTTTCAAATTTAGCCTATAGTTTAAATCAAGGTATCCTTCAAACATCCTTTGGTATTGGCTCTCAATATCTGATTATCCCCTCTGTATTAGCTAATTTCACTTTTGCTTTAGGTATACCGTTGGGGCATACACTCACACATAAATATGGATTCAAGCGTAATTACTTATGCTTTGTGTTTATATTTCTCATTGGTTCAATCTTAGGACTTCTATCTTTTAACTTAATCATTCTGTCTATTGCTAAAATGATTCAAAGTTTCAGTTCAGGTGTATTATTCTTTACCTTGTTACCTAAACTTTTCTTGAACTTTCCAAAACAATATAGAAATGTATTTTTATTGATGGTTATTGTAGGTTTATTTGGTTCAAATGCGCTTGGAGGATTATCTGGTAGTTTATCATTAGAATTAGATCGTTGGCATTGGATTTTTGTAGTAAATATCATCTCCGCGATATTATGCTTAATTCTAGGCAACGTCATATTAAGAAAAAATGAATATCATCAAACATCAGATATTCATATTAGTCGATCAATGATGATTACTTTAGTATTAAGTACCATTTCTTTAATGATTCCTATGTCACTTCTTACTCAAAAAGGCTACCATTCATTATGGGTGTGGCCGATACTCTTAATTGCAATATTTTTTATTGTAAATTTTATCATTACAAATCGGCAAGCTACACATCCCATTGTTCACTTTCATACACTATTCAGTAAAAAGCCTTTCGTCGGTGCAACAATGGCAATTTCATCACATTTAACTTTATTAACAGGCATTGCTGGTATCAATGTCTATATCGTAAGAATATTAAAGTTGCCTTTTGATATTTCATTACATTTCTATTTCTTTTTCTTTGTTGGAGTCATTATAACGGGTATCTTAAAAATGTTCTTTTATAGCTCTGTCGGTGCAGGTTTTTTAGGTACATTGGGATCGTCAGCCTTACTATATGTAAGCATCCATTGGATTATTCTGGGAAATACGATTAACATTCCATTACTTTATATTCAAGGTCTTCTGCTCGGCTTCGGTGCAAGCATGACCTTAGTTAGTGGCTCGATGGCTACATTATTGGACGGAGATTTAAAAGAAGCAGCACAACGTTCTCAAACCATGCATACAATAAGAAATTTCTCTGCTGCTATGTTGATACCGATTATAGCTTATACGATTAAGAATCATATCCAAAAAGGAACACAGTCTATATATGCTGAAAACATTACTGATAAAATGATTTACCTTAAAAAGTTGCAAGATGTTGCGATTGATGCTGATCATCAAATATTCTTATTAATGATTATTTTCAATATGGTCATGTTCGTTTCTTCAATTATACAAATGATTTTAGGTAAAGGTAGACGTATTACACCACCTCGGGAATCATAA
- the dhaL gene encoding dihydroxyacetone kinase subunit DhaL produces MNVADIKARLLDLENTFKEKESELTDLDRAIGDGDHGVNMVRGFEHLKEKIDDQSMQALFKSTGMTLMSNVGGASGPLYGFGFIKMASAVNDEIDHDNLKEVLKAFADGIQQRGKVELNEKTMYDVIERAREAVEKNETVDLDKLQSFANETKDMVATKGRASYFNEASKGYIDPGAQSSVYILNAIIGGE; encoded by the coding sequence ATGAATGTAGCAGATATCAAAGCACGCTTATTAGATTTAGAAAATACTTTTAAAGAAAAAGAAAGTGAACTGACTGATTTAGACAGAGCTATCGGTGATGGAGATCATGGTGTAAATATGGTCAGAGGTTTCGAACACTTAAAAGAAAAAATAGATGATCAAAGTATGCAAGCGCTATTTAAATCAACAGGTATGACATTAATGTCTAACGTAGGTGGTGCTTCTGGACCATTATACGGGTTTGGTTTTATCAAAATGGCGAGTGCAGTGAATGATGAAATTGATCATGATAATCTTAAAGAGGTACTTAAAGCGTTTGCTGATGGCATTCAACAACGTGGTAAAGTCGAATTAAATGAAAAAACGATGTATGATGTTATCGAACGTGCGAGAGAAGCTGTTGAAAAAAATGAAACAGTAGATCTAGATAAACTACAATCATTTGCTAATGAAACCAAAGATATGGTAGCTACTAAAGGCCGTGCATCATATTTTAACGAAGCTTCAAAAGGTTATATTGATCCTGGTGCACAAAGTAGTGTTTATATTCTTAATGCAATTATAGGAGGAGAGTAA